One Novipirellula caenicola genomic window carries:
- a CDS encoding ribonuclease E inhibitor RraB: protein MTTYPEDADGAVLANLQSLGVDMSAPLLIEFAVDAPDEASAHRIEKALMAKQYETEVYYDSGEPEEGEEAAEDDDEEFGPAWTVYVNVTMVPEYDKIMQIQAELDELSKPHGGRSDGWGVMVDEEPLPDEM, encoded by the coding sequence ATGACGACCTATCCCGAAGATGCGGATGGCGCAGTGTTGGCGAACCTTCAATCGCTTGGCGTCGACATGTCGGCTCCGCTGCTGATTGAATTCGCAGTCGATGCGCCCGACGAAGCATCGGCCCATCGGATTGAAAAGGCGCTGATGGCCAAACAGTACGAGACCGAGGTTTATTACGACTCGGGCGAGCCAGAGGAGGGTGAAGAGGCGGCCGAGGACGATGACGAAGAGTTCGGCCCAGCGTGGACGGTCTATGTCAACGTCACGATGGTGCCGGAGTATGACAAGATCATGCAGATTCAGGCCGAGCTAGACGAGTTGTCCAAGCCGCACGGCGGCCGCAGCGACGGTTGGGGCGTGATGGTGGACGAAGAGCCGCTGCCCGACGAAATGTAG
- the speA gene encoding biosynthetic arginine decarboxylase: MSVVAPKKWSGADSASLYEVDRWGDGYFHVTKDSRLMVSPSRDPEQAIDLKELVDGLTQRGLDLPILIRFNGILRDRLKRLSESFADAIEEHQYNNSYRCVFPIKVNQQRDVVEQFAKHGSEFGFGIEAGSKPEMLAVVAMTDSETPIICNGFKDDDFIHLAMRAQQIGRTVIPVVEKVSELDLILKHSEALGVRPTIGMRVKLATRGSGRWQASGGYRSKFGLTVAEMLRQLEKLESRGMADCFKLLHFHVGSQITHIRQLKAAILEAARIYVDLHRRGAGLEMLDVGGGLGVDYDGSHSDNESSMNYSMQEYAKDVVYLVQTVCDEAEVPHPELISESGRAVAAHHSVLVVNTLGVTQQGSVQDLPTEIPDEYEQPVQDLWISYRDLTAANMLESFHDAQTSLDLAMNLFSGGYLPLEQRVVAENLYFAVCHRVREFASELEHVPEDVKHLNRLLSDIYFANFSLFQSVPDSWAIDQLFPVMPIHRLDEQPTRHSVIGDITCDSDGKIDKFVSGEGPQRTILLHEFKKQQPYHIGIFMVGAYQEILGDLHNLFGDTHAVHVDLNGDSVKIESIVKGDTVSEVLGYVQYDDRELIRRLLDNINAAVSSGKIDNVQAGELLQFYERALGSYTYLSENGHSLAHIKLPLENQS, translated from the coding sequence ATGAGCGTTGTAGCACCCAAAAAATGGTCCGGAGCCGATTCGGCATCGTTGTACGAAGTGGACCGTTGGGGTGACGGGTATTTTCACGTCACCAAGGACAGCCGGTTGATGGTTTCGCCGAGTCGAGACCCCGAGCAGGCCATCGATTTGAAAGAGCTTGTCGATGGGCTGACTCAGCGAGGTTTGGACCTGCCGATTCTCATTCGCTTCAACGGTATTCTGCGAGATCGTCTGAAACGGCTGAGTGAGAGCTTTGCCGATGCGATCGAAGAACATCAATACAACAACTCCTATCGCTGTGTGTTTCCGATCAAGGTGAACCAGCAGCGTGACGTGGTCGAGCAATTTGCCAAGCACGGCAGCGAGTTTGGCTTTGGAATCGAAGCCGGCAGCAAGCCCGAAATGTTGGCGGTGGTCGCGATGACCGACTCCGAGACACCGATTATCTGTAACGGGTTCAAGGATGACGACTTCATCCACTTGGCGATGCGGGCGCAGCAGATCGGTCGTACCGTGATCCCGGTGGTGGAAAAGGTCAGTGAATTGGATCTGATTTTGAAGCACTCCGAAGCGCTCGGCGTGCGTCCGACCATTGGAATGCGAGTCAAACTTGCCACTCGAGGCTCGGGACGTTGGCAAGCCAGTGGCGGCTATCGATCGAAGTTTGGGTTGACGGTGGCAGAAATGCTTCGCCAATTGGAAAAGCTCGAATCGCGTGGCATGGCGGATTGTTTCAAACTGTTGCACTTTCACGTCGGCAGCCAAATCACGCACATTCGCCAGCTCAAAGCCGCAATCCTCGAAGCGGCACGCATCTACGTCGATTTGCACCGCCGCGGGGCGGGATTGGAAATGCTGGATGTTGGTGGCGGGTTGGGCGTCGATTATGACGGTTCGCATAGCGACAATGAATCGAGCATGAATTATTCGATGCAAGAGTACGCAAAGGACGTTGTGTACTTGGTGCAAACCGTATGTGACGAAGCCGAGGTTCCGCATCCTGAATTGATCAGCGAAAGCGGCCGCGCCGTCGCTGCGCATCACAGCGTCTTGGTGGTCAACACCCTGGGTGTGACCCAGCAGGGCAGCGTGCAAGACCTGCCAACGGAAATTCCCGACGAATATGAGCAGCCTGTCCAGGATCTATGGATTAGTTATCGAGATTTGACCGCTGCCAATATGTTGGAATCGTTCCACGATGCGCAGACGTCGCTTGATTTGGCGATGAACTTGTTCAGCGGTGGGTATTTGCCGTTAGAGCAGCGGGTGGTTGCCGAGAATCTCTATTTCGCAGTCTGCCACCGCGTGCGTGAATTTGCCAGCGAGCTGGAGCATGTGCCCGAAGATGTCAAGCATCTGAATCGTTTGTTGTCGGATATCTACTTTGCCAACTTCTCGTTGTTTCAATCGGTGCCCGATTCGTGGGCCATCGATCAATTGTTCCCCGTGATGCCGATCCATCGCTTGGATGAACAACCGACTCGCCATTCGGTGATCGGTGATATTACCTGCGATAGCGACGGAAAGATTGACAAATTCGTGAGCGGCGAAGGCCCGCAGCGAACGATCTTGCTGCATGAATTTAAAAAGCAGCAGCCCTATCACATCGGCATCTTTATGGTGGGTGCCTATCAAGAGATCCTTGGCGACCTGCATAATTTGTTTGGTGATACCCACGCGGTGCATGTTGATTTGAACGGTGATTCGGTGAAGATCGAATCGATCGTCAAAGGAGACACCGTCAGCGAAGTCCTCGGCTATGTCCAGTATGACGACCGAGAATTGATTCGGCGGTTGCTGGACAATATCAATGCCGCCGTCAGCAGCGGAAAAATTGATAATGTCCAAGCTGGCGAATTGCTTCAGTTTTACGAGCGTGCTCTCGGAAGCTACACCTACTTGTCCGAAAACGGGCACTCTTTGGCCCACATCAAATTGCCACTGGAAAACCAATCTTAG
- a CDS encoding GNAT family N-acetyltransferase: MPTICPQIAPVHDLPVILPQLLQDLSIGRAQIVVDQIRGLLDDGHPDSILIVTAIDQDAASAPSGGKPLAAAIAIHPPQKGESPRSSNDSATLLHAGWITEVAEDERLRIIQTIQTHLDETLSRRGVHFVQWACDAFSLTDSAEAWFSGLGFRWVADLEYMTRSLEPSTEGTSASDRAKSATPHASPEPRVRLSPLDWNNESALPAFTKLIDQTYVDTLDCPSLLDYRSAEQTIAGYQANASFAPECWFTVSKTTPVEDGDNPVGVAILARHNGGRKKANQSSEIETNFERSNEVVELVYMGLIPTARGQRLGIDLIRSVIATAKGFCASRLILAVDQQNDVASDLYRAFGLQSMLEESVWVKSL; this comes from the coding sequence ATGCCTACGATTTGCCCTCAGATCGCTCCCGTCCACGATTTGCCGGTCATCCTGCCCCAATTATTGCAGGACCTGTCCATCGGCCGGGCGCAGATTGTCGTCGATCAGATTCGAGGTCTGTTGGACGATGGGCATCCAGACAGCATCCTGATCGTGACCGCAATCGACCAAGATGCGGCATCGGCCCCATCCGGCGGCAAGCCGTTGGCAGCTGCGATTGCGATTCATCCCCCTCAAAAAGGCGAGTCTCCCCGCAGTTCCAATGATTCGGCGACGCTACTGCATGCGGGATGGATAACGGAGGTGGCTGAGGACGAACGCCTGCGGATCATCCAGACCATCCAAACTCATCTTGATGAGACCCTTTCTCGCCGAGGTGTCCATTTCGTCCAATGGGCGTGCGATGCGTTTTCCCTGACCGATTCGGCCGAAGCATGGTTTTCGGGACTCGGGTTTCGCTGGGTAGCCGACCTGGAATACATGACCAGATCGCTTGAACCGTCCACCGAGGGGACCAGCGCAAGCGACCGCGCCAAGTCTGCCACGCCGCACGCGTCCCCTGAGCCTCGCGTGCGACTATCACCGCTGGATTGGAACAACGAGTCCGCGTTGCCAGCGTTTACGAAACTGATTGACCAGACCTACGTCGATACGCTCGATTGCCCCTCGCTACTGGATTACCGTTCGGCCGAACAGACGATCGCGGGCTACCAGGCCAACGCCTCCTTTGCTCCGGAATGCTGGTTCACGGTGTCAAAGACCACTCCTGTGGAAGACGGCGACAATCCAGTTGGGGTAGCCATCTTGGCTCGCCACAATGGAGGGCGAAAAAAAGCGAACCAGAGTTCGGAAATCGAAACCAATTTCGAGCGATCAAACGAAGTCGTCGAGCTCGTTTACATGGGATTGATTCCCACCGCGAGGGGGCAGCGTTTAGGGATCGATTTGATCCGCTCGGTGATTGCGACCGCCAAGGGGTTTTGCGCCAGCCGTTTGATCTTGGCCGTGGACCAACAAAACGACGTTGCCAGTGATTTATACCGAGCATTTGGGCTCCAATCGATGTTGGAGGAATCGGTATGGGTGAAGTCGCTGTGA
- a CDS encoding DnaA ATPase domain-containing protein → MKEDCATGMSAPHGCIDDKVVVETFKEALKERIGADRFRMWFTHGVAFAVQAATAENTASGENAVGGLQHTETPEPTFASTDVPSRLDSGPRLVVLVSGQFALDRLRQNFLQQIRAAAAQACGSPLAVAIELGRPQPTQVELPLESDEAAENGNSEQAGNAAAMAPAALASVCVGANGPAGTGAMAQPAASATGQTASSPRARRLQSPTRRARETHGSPQRKRSAAQPLSSLIAAGSVRSPKPKKSRPVDDGTQPSLPNFESTETAAAEASGTAGMPAGSSNGKPTLPRDAMTLSSFVAGTSNQLAHTAVMMACQSPGSATPLFLYGPSGIGKTHLVNAIADQFRRRHGMRTVVQLSGEKFTNDFCKSVGTTGLPAFRKRYREVDALLIDGVQFLSAKSATLREMLYTVEALIEAGRPIVFTANQAPSEIEGLSRELSGRMASGLVCPMHSLDSTTRETVLRRLVQQRCSIPWPDEMITEVNAQLAGDGRVLSGIVNLVATLQKMFGRMATMDEIRQFGGNLLRVGQASVTLSTIERTVCEAFNVPLEDLRGSSQARAVCEPRMLAMYLSRQLTSSAYAEIANHFGGRSHSTAIAAEKNVKKWLESGKAIGRGPTSVSAREAIDRIENQLRTA, encoded by the coding sequence ATGAAGGAGGATTGCGCTACCGGTATGTCCGCTCCGCACGGCTGCATCGACGACAAGGTTGTTGTCGAAACATTCAAGGAAGCTTTGAAAGAGCGTATCGGTGCAGATCGATTCCGGATGTGGTTTACCCACGGAGTCGCCTTCGCGGTCCAAGCTGCTACTGCCGAAAACACGGCAAGTGGCGAGAACGCTGTCGGTGGTTTGCAACACACCGAGACACCTGAGCCCACGTTTGCCTCGACCGATGTCCCATCGCGGCTCGATTCGGGCCCACGCTTGGTCGTGTTGGTCAGCGGCCAATTTGCCTTGGATCGCTTGCGACAAAACTTCCTGCAACAAATCCGTGCAGCGGCGGCCCAAGCTTGTGGATCCCCCTTGGCGGTCGCGATCGAACTGGGGCGTCCTCAGCCGACGCAAGTCGAGTTACCACTGGAGTCAGACGAGGCTGCAGAGAACGGAAACAGCGAACAAGCAGGAAACGCAGCAGCGATGGCCCCGGCAGCGCTTGCGAGCGTGTGCGTGGGGGCAAATGGTCCTGCGGGCACCGGAGCGATGGCTCAGCCTGCCGCTTCGGCAACAGGGCAAACCGCGTCATCGCCGCGAGCACGCCGTTTGCAATCGCCAACCCGCCGAGCTCGTGAAACCCATGGTTCGCCCCAACGCAAACGCTCCGCCGCACAGCCATTGTCATCACTGATTGCGGCAGGATCGGTTCGTTCACCCAAACCCAAAAAATCACGTCCGGTCGACGATGGCACACAGCCGTCGCTTCCGAATTTTGAATCAACCGAAACCGCAGCGGCCGAGGCGTCCGGTACGGCGGGCATGCCTGCGGGTTCGTCCAACGGCAAACCCACGCTGCCTCGCGACGCGATGACGCTTAGCAGTTTCGTCGCCGGAACGTCCAACCAACTCGCCCACACCGCGGTGATGATGGCGTGCCAAAGCCCCGGCAGTGCAACGCCCTTGTTTCTGTACGGCCCCTCAGGCATTGGCAAGACTCATCTTGTCAATGCAATCGCCGACCAATTCCGCCGCCGACATGGCATGCGGACGGTTGTGCAATTGTCGGGCGAAAAATTCACCAACGACTTCTGCAAATCGGTTGGCACCACGGGGCTACCTGCGTTTCGCAAACGCTACCGCGAAGTCGACGCACTGTTGATCGACGGCGTTCAATTCCTGAGTGCCAAAAGTGCCACGCTTCGCGAAATGCTGTATACCGTCGAGGCTTTGATCGAAGCAGGCCGTCCGATCGTGTTTACCGCGAACCAGGCTCCGTCGGAAATCGAAGGACTGTCGCGAGAATTGTCAGGACGTATGGCCAGCGGGCTGGTTTGCCCGATGCACTCGTTGGATTCGACGACTCGCGAAACCGTACTGCGGCGTCTTGTCCAACAGCGATGTTCGATCCCGTGGCCGGATGAAATGATCACCGAGGTCAACGCTCAACTTGCCGGCGACGGCCGCGTGCTCAGCGGGATCGTTAACTTGGTCGCCACGCTGCAAAAGATGTTTGGCCGCATGGCCACGATGGACGAGATTCGTCAATTCGGCGGCAACCTGCTGCGGGTCGGACAAGCTTCGGTGACGCTAAGCACCATCGAGCGAACGGTTTGCGAAGCCTTCAATGTGCCGCTCGAGGACTTGCGAGGTTCGTCGCAAGCTCGTGCAGTGTGCGAACCACGAATGTTGGCGATGTATCTGTCACGCCAATTGACTTCGTCGGCCTACGCCGAAATCGCCAACCACTTTGGCGGTCGCTCGCATAGCACTGCGATTGCGGCAGAGAAAAATGTCAAAAAGTGGCTCGAAAGTGGCAAAGCGATCGGTCGTGGCCCGACTTCGGTGTCCGCTCGCGAAGCGATCGACCGAATTGAAAACCAATTGCGAACCGCGTAA
- a CDS encoding iron-sulfur cluster assembly accessory protein, producing the protein MAIKLTERAAEEVKRFRQENNFDESTSLRIGVAGGGCSGFNYTLGFDDKFDEKADSKYDCHGVAVIVDKKSALYLDGTTVDWYSSLEKQGFTFENPNAVKSCGCGSSFQA; encoded by the coding sequence ATGGCAATAAAATTAACGGAACGAGCCGCTGAAGAAGTGAAGCGGTTTCGCCAAGAGAATAACTTTGATGAATCCACATCGCTGCGAATCGGCGTTGCTGGCGGTGGTTGCAGTGGTTTCAACTACACGCTTGGATTCGACGACAAGTTCGATGAAAAAGCAGACAGCAAGTACGATTGCCACGGCGTCGCGGTAATTGTCGACAAGAAGAGCGCTTTGTACCTCGACGGCACGACCGTTGATTGGTATTCCAGCCTTGAAAAGCAAGGTTTCACCTTCGAGAACCCCAACGCAGTGAAGAGCTGTGGTTGTGGTAGCTCGTTCCAAGCGTAA
- the dnaB gene encoding replicative DNA helicase: protein MTADDFQFKGRKKKKEASASEILQRQPPYDLEAEMGVIGSILLLPIVCDDIASLRAEDFFDDANRKIYEHLRDMHDQGQKIDITLLVSRLRTANDYEAVGGAAYLAKLSGAVPNAAHAVYYAGIVSEKAVYRRLIEASTEILRDSYEQNSEAREMCAQAEQKIFAIMDGRSGNSVHSMSDVLHAAMDRMEARLSGEHTDGGCETGFTEFDNMTGGLHNGELIILAARPSMGKTALAMNIGEYVAINQRLPVLFVSLEMSGIELADRMLCSLARVNGHRLRNGTISSDDRERLIQKANEISEAPLYVDDSPSRTVSEIAAAARRIKRREEALGLIIIDYLQLIEPDNSRDPRQEQVSKIARRLKGMARELSTPLLCLSQLNRQAEDSKDHQPKLSHLRESGAIEQDADVVMFVHREEYYHRGEDKAQYAGQAEIIMAKQRNGPIGNVPLSWEGDFTRFSDRAPERHNEFDDYAEFSSPGGF, encoded by the coding sequence TTGACCGCAGACGACTTTCAGTTCAAAGGCCGAAAAAAGAAGAAAGAAGCCAGCGCCAGCGAGATCCTTCAGCGGCAGCCGCCCTATGATCTCGAAGCGGAAATGGGCGTGATTGGAAGTATTCTGTTGCTGCCCATCGTGTGCGATGACATTGCATCGCTGCGAGCCGAAGATTTCTTCGACGACGCGAATCGTAAAATTTACGAACACCTTCGCGACATGCATGACCAAGGTCAGAAGATCGATATCACGCTGTTGGTTTCGCGACTGCGAACCGCCAACGACTATGAAGCGGTCGGCGGAGCGGCGTATCTCGCCAAGCTATCCGGAGCGGTTCCCAACGCGGCGCATGCGGTTTATTACGCAGGCATCGTTTCGGAAAAAGCAGTCTACCGCCGCTTGATCGAAGCGAGCACCGAGATTCTCCGCGACTCCTACGAACAAAACAGCGAAGCACGCGAAATGTGTGCGCAAGCGGAACAAAAGATCTTTGCGATCATGGACGGCCGCTCTGGCAACTCGGTGCACAGCATGAGTGATGTTCTGCATGCGGCAATGGACCGAATGGAAGCGCGACTCAGCGGTGAACACACCGACGGTGGCTGTGAGACCGGATTCACCGAGTTCGACAACATGACCGGCGGTCTGCATAACGGCGAACTGATCATTCTCGCTGCTCGTCCGTCGATGGGCAAAACCGCGTTGGCGATGAACATCGGAGAATACGTTGCCATCAACCAACGTTTGCCCGTGCTGTTTGTTTCGTTGGAAATGTCCGGTATCGAGCTTGCCGATCGTATGCTTTGCTCGCTTGCCCGAGTCAATGGCCACCGACTGCGTAACGGCACCATTTCCTCGGACGACCGCGAACGGCTGATCCAAAAAGCCAACGAGATCAGTGAAGCTCCGCTGTACGTCGACGATTCACCAAGCCGAACGGTTAGCGAAATCGCGGCGGCCGCACGTCGAATCAAGCGACGCGAAGAGGCGTTGGGTTTGATCATCATCGACTACTTGCAGCTGATTGAACCGGACAATTCGCGTGACCCCCGGCAGGAACAGGTTTCGAAGATCGCGCGTCGATTGAAAGGGATGGCTCGTGAATTGAGCACTCCGCTGCTGTGCTTGTCTCAATTGAATCGGCAAGCCGAAGACAGCAAAGATCACCAGCCGAAATTGAGCCACCTGCGGGAATCCGGGGCAATCGAGCAGGATGCCGACGTTGTCATGTTTGTGCACCGCGAAGAGTACTACCATCGCGGCGAAGACAAAGCGCAATACGCCGGGCAAGCCGAGATCATCATGGCGAAACAGCGTAATGGTCCGATCGGAAACGTGCCGCTCAGCTGGGAAGGCGACTTCACGCGGTTCAGCGACCGAGCCCCCGAACGCCACAACGAGTTTGACGACTACGCCGAATTCAGCAGCCCTGGTGGCTTCTAG